The Ananas comosus cultivar F153 linkage group 6, ASM154086v1, whole genome shotgun sequence genome segment ATACTCACAAAAATTAGAACATTTTtaataattagaattaaaaattaaattttaaaatttaaatttaaacataaatctcagttaaatttataatcaaaatttaagacatacaattaaatttacaatttgagtTATAACTCATaactgaaattaaattctaaaataaaagttcaacaaaaaaaattagaacattaGTTCCATTTTTTAATCCataatttgaatcatattttaatttactctttgatcttaaattctaaatttaaatataaattcaaaatttgaattaataaattaaaattaaaattgagtttAGATCACAATTCAAACTgaatatttgaattcataattcaaattcaaagttttTGTTAGTAGcatcaaagtttttttttcctttttatttttcccctaCCTTTTAGGCTAGATTTGCGAGTGAAACAAGCAGGAAAGCTATAGTCAAATCAAGTCCAGCAGTATGATTCATACATCATTATAACAAAAGGAAACACATGAAGAACAATCATTTAGTACCCCTCATTATGGATGCAACATATATTTTTGTCAATGTACCCGTCTTCGCACTTTCTGCTGCTTCTGTTAATGCCACATTGCTTGACATACAATGGCCATTTGAAACTACCTGTAGGCATTGATGCGTTGATGCGACGCCCCTtgaatctctttctctctctctctctctctctctctctctctctctcgtctgcTGGCTTTCCATTCCATACAGACATTCCTAAGTAGAACAGCTAAAATCTTTGCATTTTCGGAATGGGCACGTCCTCCTCCTATTCATTTTTTCAGGCACAGTTTATACTATTGCTAGGCATAATAAAGAAGAATTAGATGATGATGACAATGAGGATGATGACGACAGCAACACATAGAAGGGAcacagaagaagaaaagggagaaAATAGGTGACTCAATGGGATGGGAGGAAAAAACAACGAGGCTAGGTGAGTATATACAAAGTAAGATGGGTATGCATATAGAACGATATGGATATGCAATAGGCAAAAGAAGACATGCCTCATCTCCTCAGCAGCAAAAGTTCAATTATATGTGGAGTAGGCTCCTAATTAGCAGCATTGCCTCACCGAACAAGCCACGGCTTGCGCCCAATGCCTCAGCCTAGTCTTTACATGCTGTGGGTTATCTCCTGTTGTGTCATAGTCCAACAAATTTTTAGTAGTTATCATTTAGGCAGTACAAATAAAAGAGAGCAAAGTCCAAAAATTCCCAATGTCACTATGTCGTCTAACGCATTTTgtgatattattatttatactaCAAAGTGTGACACTTCATTTTCTATGGGTTTTCCTTTAGTTTGTTGTTAGAACCAACTATATTAACAAGGGGAGTAAAGTGCTACATCTTTTTTGAACATAGGATagtaaatatactattttatctCCCATGATTTGTATTTTACCACTTGTGTTTTATAAAATGCAGCATTTTGCTAAGCTCTTAATAACAATTTACCTATGAAAactaaaatagtaattttgggAGGACAAAATGATACATTTTGTGTCACAAGGTAGCAAATTGCAACATCACTACATCACatgggatttttgaaaattcacccaataaaaaaaaagtaagccAAATATTGTCTGTAGCATGTAAGAATTACGAGGCATATGCATGTACCTGGGCTAAAAATTTTCCAACTATCAGCCTGCAAGGATTGCTGTTGTTGTTGCAGTTGCTCCTCAGTAGGGCTTTGAGGGCTCGAAGTGCCAAAAAGAGTCGAGGCTGAAGAGGTGGCAGTTGGGGTGGAGATGGGGCTCGGAGAGTATCTGATTTTCGGGTCGGAGAATTGACGATTGACGGCAAAGTAAAGGTCGAGGGCTGGGAGGGTGTCACATAGATACTGACCTCCATCCTCCTCGTTgaacccaaaccctagctcaATTGATCCTCTCAGTTCGTCGAGGTCCTCATCTGTTAGGCTCCTCACCCGTCCACTCAGCCTACTCTTTCGGCATTGGCTCCTCCTATCGTTTCTCTGTTGCTCTACCTCCATGttgccttcttcttctgcttcgtcttcttcttcttcttcttcttcctctgtgGACACCATCATGTGCCTCCTTTGCATTATCTGCCTTCGTCGCTTCTCCCACTTAGCCTCCCTCGTCGTCTCTTTCATAGATAATTGCTTTGATAACAACCTCTTGCGGTTGCCAATCATGCTGCCTACAATGTTGCTTGTAGCAGTCCATGTGGGTGGTGGCTCCTCAATCATCACCTCCCCTTCTTCCTCCTTTCCCTCGCTTTCCAAGGACGAAGATGAGGATGACAAAGTTAGCAGCTCATTCTCCTTAATATTATTGTTCTTCATCATTcttccctactttttttttgaaaaaaaatttcaatattaatGCTATGCAAGACAAATGAATAATCTCTTCATTAGCAACAAAGAATCCTACTTACTCTCCTCCTCCTTTAGGCAATGGTAGTGATACACATTGAGGGCGGCGGCCGCTGGAGGACGGCCGCAGTGcaaggaaagagagaggagggatGGGAAGGGAAGGGGGCTCCTTCTTGGAAGAAGTAGAAGAGAGACCAAAGAAAAAGTAAGGGGGAGTTTTTCTTTCTTGAAGATAGGGGTGAGTTCTTGATTTAGTCAGCCCTTGTGAGGATTTAAGAGATGGGAGACATTCCAAACCGTCCATTCCTCCGAAGTGCAATGCTTGCCGCTACTTcctcttttctatttttgttggGAAATTGTTGCATTATTGCGTTAGAAATTGCCTACTATTTTCGTCCATATGTTAGCTAAAAGGAATGAAGAGGTGAGTTTTAATGCCTATATTTAGGGCTCATAATTTATATGTAAGAGCTAATTAGCTAATTAGAATGGTCCTCAAATATGGAAAGGGACTTGATGCGGCCAATTTGGCATTAAAGTTCCTAGAAAAATGTAACTCAACCAAGTGAAGCCAAAAATTCCATTGAGTTCGGTAACTTTCACAATCGATGCAAGAAATCTTTAAATGACCATAATTTTTCGCTCGAGTATCTAATTTCAGTGTGCAACCCTcaattcagaaaataatttcGAGATCCATGTGTTGAACTACAAAACTTGCCGCGCCctgcaaccgccaatttggtcggttcgggtacgtcaaatagacaccgaacggacagtacctcccatgtccgcccaaagctaaacaacaacaatcatgtacatacagttgcCCAGGAAAACATCAACCACATACATGATTCATTGCGAGTATAAAcaagagcaaaagagagagttctatctattacatccacaTTCAACTGTTTACATCATCAAAATGGTTACATTGGTTTACATGTTCATCTCATGAAATATGTATACATCCACaactccaaaatacatatacatccaCAAGTAGCTTCTCACAAAATTCGACATGTCCTCTCTAAACTAAACGTAGTATACTAATGCATAAAGGGAAGCTACTAGCTAACTAGAGCGCTATGcctttgaaagttttgaggagcccaaggatctatctagattgtatctatcacctagaagggggtgaataggtgaaagtaaccaaaaaccacaaatctcaatacgataaaaataaatgcggaaaataaaaagcacaccgagatttacgtgggaaaactccaacttggagaaaaacccacgggaccaacacgcgaaaaaatatttcactaagagaaaagattacaaggtgattaccgactccacggactcaacctctcttaaccttctatgaatctcgcgcaatcctccgagTTGTCCACGCCCACatgttcgaatccacgaacgccttcaatcacgccgaatccacgaagcttcaatcacgccgaatccacgacgccactcgaatccacgacgccactcgaatccacgagcccacgatccgaatccacgaaccgccttcgttcatgccaaatccacgacgccgttcatgaagagcatcatgattatggtgatccttcgcttagagtatcgatgaaaaccagggaaagaaactccaagcgaagcggagatcaaatcgacatatagatatgaaaattcaatatctcgatttgacctaaaagaggctttatgtagaaaataggttttagatgaaatccgagcctttaggatttctcaaacatgtattttcgtgatgcttgatatgttagagaagcccaatagcttatttatagactttagaatcaattggagtctgattagaaagttttcacaattttacacTGTGTGccggtacactttaggctgtcaccggttacacgatgacggaccgaaaaacctgacgaaacagtgaaaccggttacatccacgatggtcgtaccggtacacattttgtaccggtacacttctgatgctgtaccggtacactttgcaaattttcgccgtttcgggttttgcaaagttccgatgcactttctaatccgttagacattaatattatgattctaatgtctacaactaagtatgaatcaccataatcatgaattaacactttacctggacatcgtgattcacagTGTGAGTTgttttccaacttcttcgaaatcttgaattcttcgatcttcgacaatatGCACCGATTCTTCAAGTCTTCGACTCatttcacgaaacttgccaacacacaagacttaacaatctccccctttggcaatttcgtgacaaaactcacacaaactcaaaaattacaatttaaagaaaaacgaagttcaattgtcatcaccaaaacattgaactcctcgcgtgtaatccaaatacaatttgaaacttaaattacatcaaaactcctaaaacagactttatgacttagacgcaacaaggagtcttgaagtcttgatttcctgcaaaataatttatccAAAAAGATATAGAAAGTTAAATTCTGGACATCCTTACAATTTACACTTCTcccctttgttctttattccttcttcttctcgaaATATCACTCCTTGTCTCCCTTTGTTTACCTTTGCTTTAGATCAATACCTGTTCATCATtgttctccccctttttgtcaaaaattgccaaagataaaacatataaagagagaaaacatactaaaagcataagagtagtcaaatcatagttacaggcctaaaacaaaagtaaaaacatgcaAATGAAAGATAAGTAAGCAAAGCTAAAACATGGTCCTAAAAGTGAAGTAGCAAGACTAAGTGCGAGGATgtaatcactccgtgtcctcgccatcatcatcatcacctccTGCACCGGCTCCAGACCCTCCAGCCTCAGTAGtatcaccagacggtggaatgagtggatgtcgTGAAGTCGATCTGGTATAAGTAGTGTAGGTAGGCTCAGTAGGAAAGATATCATCATGCCTACACCCCATTTTCTCCATCATCCTCTTCAATCTATCTCCACCTTTCTAGCAAGAATCTGCTAATTTCTTCTTCATAGAGCGCACCTCATGGTGAAGGGATTCGACAGTAATCACTTCCCATGAGCTAGAAGATCCCTCACGCTGTcagccccgcgaccgctacaaTTTGGTTCGGGCCCGGGCGgtcgacagacgccgaacggacagagtctcccctgtccgcccaaggctaagcaaacgatcatgtacaagagtttacccaggaatcaactCATAAGTACACAATCACAAGAGCACAACAAGTGCTAAcagacgagagcaagatacaagtatagaacatatacaagtacataagagagaaagctattattacatcatttgattTACTGCATTTagatacatcttttacattctttcaaAGTATGAATACAAGCACTCAACCTCACCCCTACACAAACTACTCTCCAATACAAAAAGGGGTGACTGGtaatgcaaaagggaggtaGTAGTGCAACTAGAACGccggcccttaccgcgatctcacgctcaccggggcacccgaactggaacctgtggTTAAAATGGGGGGAACTAAACTTCcagttccagtgggttcggccgcgactccgccgatctcccactaggtccagcgggcacaagtagatatacaatagatggatagacagatagatatatagataaggAGCTGTAAATGACGGAAATGaagctattctactatgccaatcataaatgtatgaatgcatgtccaatgattggtaagcaactaacctgtcatcatgtccaaaggtgaggctattcactcgttcaataacatcatttacttgttcattaatctcatggcttaccgaAGGCtccctacagctcactagccatctcgacgcgtAGGGAGAATCAACTCACATACGGACCGgacgtctggcggggccatataggcaatccctggcgtgaccaacatccggagcgcactactgtgtgggcttccatcacaagatttaacagacgtgagcatgatccaatcctctaagctcaaggataccctgtcctctagagtcacagtcatcatatagtccataggtgtcACATACCCTATTAACATAGATGTCCGTTTGTtcgctatcgactagatgccatcgttcatggtttactattgactagatgccactcattcatAGTTCATCATTTCCTTacattataggattcacaatctagacccaatccttatcaatccactatatcaaaTATCCAATGTACgactacgatatcatcaaggatgGCATAAGGAAGGCAATGCATgataatcctataatgcaatatacAAGATGCAGAATCGACATGTACTAGACATAGaaggagcccgattgcttcgggatggacacacCACCTCTTGCGATGCCGCGACAATAGAAGCTCGACGTTGCGTTCTTGCACGCGCCTAAATCCTCGGGGCAAAGGagcctcgagtacccgattcggcgataactctGCCCCCCGtgtcggatcggc includes the following:
- the LOC109711988 gene encoding uncharacterized protein LOC109711988; its protein translation is MMKNNNIKENELLTLSSSSSSLESEGKEEEGEVMIEEPPPTWTATSNIVGSMIGNRKRLLSKQLSMKETTREAKWEKRRRQIMQRRHMMVSTEEEEEEEEDEAEEEGNMEVEQQRNDRRSQCRKSRLSGRVRSLTDEDLDELRGSIELGFGFNEEDGGQYLCDTLPALDLYFAVNRQFSDPKIRYSPSPISTPTATSSASTLFGTSSPQSPTEEQLQQQQQSLQADSWKIFSPGDNPQHVKTRLRHWAQAVACSVRQCC